The Prevotella herbatica genome contains the following window.
TATGAATCCTCCAAATAGTCTAAGTAATTCTTGATAGTATGGTCTGAAGTTTTTCGCCCCATCAGTGAACTTGCTGCATTGGAAAGATTATGGGTATTAGTAAGCGATCCCACAGCAGAACATAGAGAATCAACCACAGCATCAAGGATTTCATCATCCTTGAGATTGTATCTTTCCACAATGTCTTTAAGGTATACATTTTTATATAGGTCATGCAGATATTTTTGCTTTTCGATCTCATTTGGTTCTAGTACCGCAAGAGGCATTCCGCCATAGGTAAGATAATTTTCCAAAGCATTTGATCGATCCTGATCTTCCATTTGGAAATACTCTTTGAAGGATAATGGATACAGTTTAATTTCCGAACCTCTATCTCGGAAATTTGTTACAATGTCCTTTGACAACATCTTAGAGTTTGAGCCCGTAACATATATGTCCAAATTCTTTCTGGCAACAAGGTCGTTGAGTATATCGTAAAAGGTGATATACAGCATATCCTTATCTTCTTCGGATACAAGATTTTCGTCTATGTCTTTATTCTTAATCTTTACAGACAACTGTATCTCATCAATGAAAACATAATATCTTTTGTCTTTATCTTGCGTTCTATCTACTATATACTCGAATAACTGATTGGGATTCCTATATTTCAAATCAGACTTTCTGTCTAAGGCTATTTCAACGAAGCAATCCTCACTGACACCTTCAGATAGCAGTTGGTCTTTATACAAAGTTGATAACAGGTAGGATTTACCGCAACGACGTATTCCGGTGATTATTTTTACCTTGCCATTCCATCTTTTGGAAAGCAATTCATTTACATATTTAGAACGTTGTATTATCATATAGTCTTCATCTTACTGCAACTTTAGGTGTATATTGCACCTGTTTTTGCAGTACAAAGATAATTAAAAGGTTTATAATCTCCAAATAATTGATGAAATTACTGAAGTGTCGTGTCAAAAATCACCCAAGGAACAAAAAAGTTAAGGTGTCAATCGTATATGTTTTTTTGTGTAGTTAACATCCTTTTTTTATTTATTCCCGCGTGAACGACCGTTATTGTTGTTGTCGTATGTGCAAACGGCCTATTTTCCCGCAGATCCCGCAGATACTCGCAGACAAACCGCATGAACCGCATATCTCCACTATGTGGTATCTGCCTTTCTCAGCGCTATCTGCGGCATCTGCTTTAGCAGATCAATTTGTCTAACCTGTCTTTTGTCTGCGTGAATCTGCGTAATCTGCGGGAGAACATGCCGTTTAATTTGTTTTCTTTATATGTGCAAAACTACATAATATCTCGCAGATCTACGCAGACAAACTACAAACTACAAACTACAAACTACATAAACTTCCTCCGTGTCGCAACTGTCTTTATCAGCGTTCTCTGCGGCATCTGCTTTAGTAGATCAATTTCCATTTCCCAACCTGTCTTTTGTCTGCGTAAATCTGCGTAATCTGCGGGAGAACATGCCGTTTAATTTGTTTTCTTTATATGTGCAAAACTACATAATATCTCGCAGATCTACGCAGACAAACTACAAACTACAAACTACAAACTACATAAACTTCCTCCGTGTCGCAACTGTCTTTATCAGCGTTCTCTGCGGCATCTGCTTTAGCAGATCAATTTCCATTTACCAACCTGTCTTTTGTCTGCGTAAATCTGCGTAATCTGCGTGAGAATAGGCCGTTTAATTTGTTTCCTTTATATGTGAGAACAACATGTCCTCCCGCAGATTATGCAGATTCACTACAATAGCATAAACTACATATTCTTCCTCCGTGTCGCAACTGTCTTTCTCTGCGTGATCTATGGTATCTGCTTTAGCAGATCCATTTGCCCAACCTGTCTTTTCTCTGCGAGAATCTGCGAGATCTGCGGGAGATAATGCCGTTTAACATGTTATAAATAGAAAACAACAATAACGATTAAAGAATATCTAGCTGCACTCGTTATGCGTATTAATCAATCTTCCTCTGTTCATTACTTAACAAAAACTGTCCTGTAATTTTTTGTTACACTTTTAAGCTATATTCCTTATAGTCTTGATTTTACGGATATTTCAGATGATCCGCATAATTCCAACTATAAATTAATCCATTGCCACTCCTTAGGTTTCACGAATAAAAACTCGCTAGTCAAATAAAAAAGTCGTATATTTGCAAAATATTTTTCTAAAAAGGCATGAACAACTTAAAAAAAATATTAGTAGTAGCTCTTGGTATACTGACCCTCCCTTCTTATGGTCAGTTGACTGATGGGTTAGAATACAAACTTGAATTACAGAACACATCCGGCACAGGTAGTCATAATCCTTTATGGCTGAATGCCAATAAATATGGTTTGAGTTCTCTTGATAGCAGAAATGGATATTTTCGTGGCGCTGTCATGAGACCTTTCCAAGTTGATTCCGCACGTAAATGGGCAGTAGGCTATTGCGCAGATATAGTCGCACCATATAATTTCACAAGTCATTTCGTCGTACAGCAGGCTTATCTTGATGTACGTTGGCATAAAGCCTTACTAACTGTTGGAAGTAAGGAACAGCCGATGGAACAGAAAAACCAGGAACTTAGTAGTGGTAGCCAGTGTTTTGGTATAAACGCTCGTCCTATTCCACAGATACGCCTTGGCATTCCTGAATTTTGGGATATCCCAGGAACTAAAGGATTTTTAGCCCTTAAGGGACATATTTCTTATGGTATCCTTACAGATGGTGAATGGCAGGAACATTTCAATACTTCAGGGGCTAAATATCAGAAAAATGTACTCTATTGTGGTAGGGCAGCATATATAAGACTTGGCAATGAAAATCGTCATCCTTTAGAAGCAATGCTTGGACTGGAAATGGCTACTACGTTTGGTGGCTCTGTTTATAGTAATGGTCATAAATATTCTTATGCTTCAGGATTCAAAGATTATGTCAGTGCACTCATACCTTTTAATGGTAATGATGATAAGTCTTTGTATACGGCAGAAGGCAATATGCTTGGCTCTTTGCTTCTTAGTGTCAGCTATAAGTTCAGTAATTGGAAGATCAGAGCCTATACTGACCACTATTTCGAAGACGGTTCGCAGATGTATTTATTGGATTATGATGCTTATGGAAGTGGTAACAACTGGAACAAGAAGGTTGGTAATCGTTTCCTTGTTTATGATCCAAAGGACGGTATGTATGGTCTAGAGGTTACACTTCCTAAAAATCGATTTGTGTCTACTTTTGTTGGAGAATATCTCTATACCAAATATCAGTCAGGACCTGTATATTATGACCATACCCAAGTGATTTCTGATCATATAGGTGGTCGTGATGACTATTATAATCATGGAACGTATGTTGGATGGCAGCATTGGGGCCAGGTTGTTGGTAATCCACTTTATCTGTC
Protein-coding sequences here:
- a CDS encoding ATP-binding protein, which translates into the protein MIIQRSKYVNELLSKRWNGKVKIITGIRRCGKSYLLSTLYKDQLLSEGVSEDCFVEIALDRKSDLKYRNPNQLFEYIVDRTQDKDKRYYVFIDEIQLSVKIKNKDIDENLVSEEDKDMLYITFYDILNDLVARKNLDIYVTGSNSKMLSKDIVTNFRDRGSEIKLYPLSFKEYFQMEDQDRSNALENYLTYGGMPLAVLEPNEIEKQKYLHDLYKNVYLKDIVERYNLKDDEILDAVVDSLCSAVGSLTNTHNLSNAASSLMGRKTSDHTIKNYLDYLEDSYLFSKAKRYDVKGKRYFDNTKKFYAIDLGLRNAKLNFRQQERSHLMENMIYMELISRGYSVDVGVVELTINKDGIRKKSLYEIDFVVNTGHEKIYIQSALNIDTPEKRSQETYSMKNSGDFFRKIIVLDGNVKAWNDEEGFTYVGVIPFLLDEFEL
- a CDS encoding capsule assembly Wzi family protein; this translates as MNNLKKILVVALGILTLPSYGQLTDGLEYKLELQNTSGTGSHNPLWLNANKYGLSSLDSRNGYFRGAVMRPFQVDSARKWAVGYCADIVAPYNFTSHFVVQQAYLDVRWHKALLTVGSKEQPMEQKNQELSSGSQCFGINARPIPQIRLGIPEFWDIPGTKGFLALKGHISYGILTDGEWQEHFNTSGAKYQKNVLYCGRAAYIRLGNENRHPLEAMLGLEMATTFGGSVYSNGHKYSYASGFKDYVSALIPFNGNDDKSLYTAEGNMLGSLLLSVSYKFSNWKIRAYTDHYFEDGSQMYLLDYDAYGSGNNWNKKVGNRFLVYDPKDGMYGLEVTLPKNRFVSTFVGEYLYTKYQSGPVYYDHTQVISDHIGGRDDYYNHGTYVGWQHWGQVVGNPLYLSPVYNEDGNLYIRDNRFVSWHFGITGDPVEGLHYRLLMTWQKGWGTYFVPYSDIKKSYNLLAEVGYTMPERIGHVYTHGWSAKIAFGLDDGMLRGNNRGFQFTLSKTGILNFKKK